The DNA segment GAAAATAAAACGGTGTGAAATCCTTAAAATAAAGGAATTCACGCCGTTTTTTATAGATATTTTGCCATTGTGATATCAGTGCTTTCGAAGCCTACTTTGTTGTATAAACCTAACGCTGTTTTATTGTGAGCGAAAACATGGAGCTCGATTTTATTAATTTTCATTTCTTTGGCTAGTATATCTAAAGCTTCTAGAGTTTTCGTACCGAAGCCTTTGCCGCGAAATGCTTCAAAAATCACAAAATCATAAATAAAGGCATTTTTTCCTGTTTGTTTTTCGTCAACATGGAACCAGAGATAACCGATTTTTTGATCATTAAAAATGCTGTAAAGATACTCATTTGGGGTAGTAATCCCATCATAAAGTAATTTATTGAAGGAATTTTTGGAGTTTGCTAAAGCTTCTTCCGCTGCCCATGTGCCTGCTTCGACTTTGTCTTTGGCGTAATCTATAATTGCTACTGACAAAAAATCTTCTAAATCAGCATTTGTCATTTTTTGTAAATGTAGGATATGATTTCCTCCTTTTTGGGTTATGTTTAGTGGAAACTTGCGTATTGAATAAATTTGCGTGACATTTGGATATGTCCAGCTTCGTTTGGATGAATGCCATCTGCACATAGCAAATTTTCATAATGAAATTCGGAAAGGAAACTGTCGCGAATATCGATAATATGACTACCTGTTTCCGTAGCGATTCGCGAAATAGTATTGCTATACCTTTCTTGCCAGCGATAAATCATTTGTACATCGCCCCCTAAAAAGTGTAGAATTCGCTCTTTGCTCAGCCCATCTCGTGTAATGAAATCAAAATAACGTTTCGCATGAAGGGGAGGTAATGTCATTAAAATTGGCTTAATATCTAATTTTTTTAATCGAGCAATCATTTCAAGTAGTTGTGTTTCAAAAATATCAAGTGGTGTGCTAGGAATGTGTTCAGCTGTCGGGTTTTCAGATACTTCCGTCCAGTTAAAATCACAATCATTTCCGCCAAATTCAATGATGGCGATATCATTTGTTGCATCTTTTGCTAAGTCTTTTGTTAGAATTTCATGACCTTTTGTTATCGTACGACCCATTGTGGAATGATTTTGAAAAGTCAGGCCAAGTTTTTCAGATGCACGTTTAATGCAGTTGTTTTTAAGCAAAGTATAACGATTTTTCTCTGGATTGAAAAGAACGCCTTTCATAATACTATCGCCCCAAACACCAACTGACTGAATGGTTTTCTTCATAAATCATCACTCCTTTCATTAATCATACCACAAAAAAAGCGAAAGACGGGATTTGTTCCCCGAGAAAAAGGAGCAAAACCCTGTCTTTTGCTTTTTAATTTTTTACTTTGTATAAATAGATTTTCCAATAAGATTCTTTATTATTAAAGGCTTTTTCATATTTTAAGCCAACTTCAGATGCATTATCAATTGGTACTGCAGATAATAGATACTCGCCGCCAACTGCTTTAAAAGCTTCCGAATTAAAATCTAGCTGTTTAATATGTTTTTTGGAGTCTTTTCCGAAGTCATAGTTTTTCCCTAATTCAGCAGAAAATAAATAACAACGATTTCCCCAATTATCGTAATAATCTTTTAAAACTGGACTCTTATCTAATTCACCAGCAATAATTTTTCTGAAAGCTTTTTTATAAGCAAGTGGATAGGAATTAACATAGCCATCGACAGTATAAAAACCATTTTCTTGAGAAACGGACGGATGTAGTCCAATGCTACCAACGCGATAACTAGACTGCGGTTTACCGATATAATTTTTAATTTCTTCCATTTGTTCTGTAGCATAGAACTGATTAATGCTTGGTGACCCGTTCCCCGTACGATAATAAATCTCGGAATTATTAGAGAAAACGACGACCAGTTGGAGCACAATTGCTAGATAAGCTAATTTTTTCCACCAATTTCCTTTTTTGATTAAATATACGATTGCAAGTGCAAATAAACCATAGAACAAAAACGGCTGTAAAAAATGGAATCGTGAAAAATTAAAGGTCCGCATAATTTCCACATGTTCCTTCACTATATTCCAGCCATCAAACCACCAAAAACCATACCAAAATGATAAAAATAAATTAAAGCCAAACAACCATAAAAATAGTTTTTCTTTAGCCCATTCTTTTTTTAGGATGATTAGAATAAGTACTAGAAGTAATATTGGTAAAATCACGTATCCCGCAAGCGCCTGATCATGAGTATGTCCATTTACAAAGTTTTTTAAGCTGAGTTTAATTGAACTATAGAAGGACAAATGATGTAGCCCAAATTCACTTCTAGAATCCGGTTCTGGGTGAAGGAACATAGCGTAAATAAATCGATAATTTACGAGCATATAAAGCAAACCCATATAAATCATACTTAATAAAAATCGAATATTTACTTGTTTTTTCTTGAAAACATCATACAACCAAATACATCCAACCATTACCAAAAAGAAGCAAAACCCTAATATTAAACTAGAATAAAACGGAAGCAGTGTTAGTATGACTACATTCCAGGTACGCCGCTTATGATTCCTAATGTTCAAAAATGCCCATAAAGCAAGGGGCATACCAAGCGTACTAAGCATGCCTGATGGCCAAAATGGTGTCAGCGCAAAAGCTAAGGAAATAAAATAAAGTGGCACATGATATTTTTTATCTTTAATAAGATAATCTCTTGCCCATAAAAATAATCCTAAAAATGCAAATACGCGAGTAATCAATTGGCTCATTGCAAAGGCTAAAGGTGTACTAAAAATAATATATAGCCAGTCAATTCCAACAAACTCCGAATCAAAAGAATCACGCGGGACACTATCATTCATTATTTGATCGATATTGGCTGTACCGACTTTTGCGGTGTAATCGCCGCTATCCAAAACCATTTTGTACCAAGTCACATTGGAATCTAAATTATCATGGATTCTCACATGACTATTCCCGCCAAGAATAAACAATGGAGCGACATAAATTACCAATAATAATACTGCCATAATCAGCCACTTATGCTTTTTCCACATATTTCTCCTCCTTTATTTTCTCTACTATGTATGTACCCGAGAAAACTATTTTCAATTATACCAAAAATAACGTGTCTTTTTCATCCGCCAAATTAATTTATATCCTTTTATTTGAAAGGTATGACTAAACCGCCACATTAAATCACTTATAAAAATAATAGCTTTAATATAAAACAAGTGAATAGTTCTTTTTACCAGACGTTATAATAAAACAGTGAACTATTTAACATTTTTAGTTCGATTTTTAGAAAGGAAAATCATTAGACTTGTAGTTTTTGTAAAAATTTATTTCGTATTATGTAAATTGTGGAAGTGCTTACACGGCGGTAACATGGAGTTAGGAGCAAGCCTTCTAAATCATTTTATCGCAACTAGTATAAAGAGGTGATAGAGATGTTAAGTGGCAGAA comes from the Listeria welshimeri serovar 6b str. SLCC5334 genome and includes:
- a CDS encoding GNAT family N-acetyltransferase, with protein sequence MLHLQKMTNADLEDFLSVAIIDYAKDKVEAGTWAAEEALANSKNSFNKLLYDGITTPNEYLYSIFNDQKIGYLWFHVDEKQTGKNAFIYDFVIFEAFRGKGFGTKTLEALDILAKEMKINKIELHVFAHNKTALGLYNKVGFESTDITMAKYL
- a CDS encoding SGNH/GDSL hydrolase family protein, whose translation is MKKTIQSVGVWGDSIMKGVLFNPEKNRYTLLKNNCIKRASEKLGLTFQNHSTMGRTITKGHEILTKDLAKDATNDIAIIEFGGNDCDFNWTEVSENPTAEHIPSTPLDIFETQLLEMIARLKKLDIKPILMTLPPLHAKRYFDFITRDGLSKERILHFLGGDVQMIYRWQERYSNTISRIATETGSHIIDIRDSFLSEFHYENLLCADGIHPNEAGHIQMSRKFIQYASFH
- a CDS encoding DUF6044 family protein; this encodes MWKKHKWLIMAVLLLVIYVAPLFILGGNSHVRIHDNLDSNVTWYKMVLDSGDYTAKVGTANIDQIMNDSVPRDSFDSEFVGIDWLYIIFSTPLAFAMSQLITRVFAFLGLFLWARDYLIKDKKYHVPLYFISLAFALTPFWPSGMLSTLGMPLALWAFLNIRNHKRRTWNVVILTLLPFYSSLILGFCFFLVMVGCIWLYDVFKKKQVNIRFLLSMIYMGLLYMLVNYRFIYAMFLHPEPDSRSEFGLHHLSFYSSIKLSLKNFVNGHTHDQALAGYVILPILLLVLILIILKKEWAKEKLFLWLFGFNLFLSFWYGFWWFDGWNIVKEHVEIMRTFNFSRFHFLQPFLFYGLFALAIVYLIKKGNWWKKLAYLAIVLQLVVVFSNNSEIYYRTGNGSPSINQFYATEQMEEIKNYIGKPQSSYRVGSIGLHPSVSQENGFYTVDGYVNSYPLAYKKAFRKIIAGELDKSPVLKDYYDNWGNRCYLFSAELGKNYDFGKDSKKHIKQLDFNSEAFKAVGGEYLLSAVPIDNASEVGLKYEKAFNNKESYWKIYLYKVKN